From a region of the Dictyostelium discoideum AX4 chromosome 2 chromosome, whole genome shotgun sequence genome:
- a CDS encoding calcium-binding EF-hand domain-containing protein: protein MYSTNSSSDDEEKELMDEIQLNQNLSGSFGGIGSSSNNIGASPGGDFINQMEQVFKTIDTEENGIISITQLRQEIESLTGESSETNPLIGKLLNFLRIVHRAEQPKNDDDEDENEDEQQEGDDQENTGGSDFEDDSSFEDLILNEKKQIEEDNTFVDLQSFLESMASYMDGEDPKKLREKQIEKLKLPKFKVPIDLLKKYNITPKFLSPLISGGNNSLNNNDSPNSGGGGSNMVFSHLNNSPSKSGGGGSSNKFNRLFTAKPMVTFEQFNQLITKLNYGKEIPKQKLLMHLHDLPTDKDDCIDANLFLSSFGGLNHPMSPKLTYNDDGEENLQQQRYNNEKKENQFNINSRGSGNTSPPNVKINNNNNTNSNSNTNINNTSTNNISQWNSKNTQIVDQLQDSYKILEKEVESYQSELSMLEKSRQIQDSTLKKKDQEIDKLRKEARFVDGMRDANKDLMVQNQNLKNQLSKLTLNEELLRESIDQEKDRLREAMESNVLKELELKKLKLLLKTQQNINNKLSMMVTFSDDTLQEGGGGGSGTNSPSGAGGSINFTSKRIKPTIDRAKQVLSRQKSDKFEIDKYSTIHANNNFSMFLKQQQLQLQEKQEKQYQQPYYYTSGTNSPQSLQSEFEELNKQQQGTTTPPLSQQNSINYDNNNNDNDNNDNDDGSSELDSLKKQLSGFDYQLPSEGSFDSPSHNQSFDSPTLLSSPPISQLISKVSDGPQPIQMMSPMTPPLPNQISSGNLSISLNATPSKEQSIKSLFSPNYIRTSSPSIKSTTTTTAPSSAPIYSSTPSTSTAAALLSPFSLNNPITTTTTTTTTTSNTVNSPLNNNNNNNNNTSSSSSTNIAGNSNSNSNSNSNLGYNTISSNSFNNIGGNGLTSSQLIQDQFNVGSIRRLKKSDIIRLHTSEMEEQNESAQMLITEAEKALEEFKKNSSLELQRLQKLLQEERQHSKTLEKQLSSQLDKNKEMVTGKESTNTSSWGGMQNFFSFVTNYLPSTLFCNLSSTS, encoded by the coding sequence atgtattcaacaaattcatcatcagatgatgaagaaaaagaattaatggatgaaattcaattgaatcaaaatttaagTGGTAGTTTTGGTGGAATTggatcatcatcaaataatattggaGCATCACCAGGTGGAgattttataaatcaaatggAACAggtttttaaaactattgatACTGAAGAGAATGGAATTATATCAATAACACAATTAAGACAAGAGATTGAATCATTAACTGGTGAATCAAGTGAAACCAATCcattaattggtaaattattaaattttttaagaatTGTTCATAGAGCTGAACAAccaaaaaatgatgatgacgaagaCGAAAATGAAGACGAACAACAAGAGGGTGATGATCAAGAAAATACAGGTGGTAGTGATTTTGAAGATGATTCATCATTTgaagatttaatattaaatgaaaagaaacaaattGAAGAAGATAATACATTTGTTGATCttcaatcatttttagaATCTATGGCAAGTTATATGGATGGTGAAGATCCAAAAAAATTACGTGAGAAACAAattgagaaattaaaattaccaaaatttAAGGTACCAATTGACTTATTGAAAAAGTATAATATCACACCAAAATTTTTATCACCATTAATTTctggtggtaataattcactaaataataatgattcaccAAACAgcggtggtggtggtagtaatatGGTATTTtcacatttaaataatagtccATCAaaaagtggtggtggtggatcatcaaataaatttaatagattATTTACAGCGAAACCAATGGTAACATTTGAGCAATTTAATCAGTTaattacaaaattaaattatggTAAAGAAATACCAAAACAAAAGTTATTAATGCATTTACATGATTTACCAACTGATAAAGATGATTGTATTGAtgcaaatttatttttatcaagtTTTGGTGGTTTAAATCATCCAATGTCACCAAAGTTAACttataatgatgatggtgaggAAAATCTACAACAACAGCgatataataatgaaaaaaaagaaaatcaatttaatataaattcacgtggtagtggtaatacAAGTCCACCAaatgttaaaattaataataataataatactaatagtaatagtaataccaatatcaataatacatcaactaataatattagtcAATGGAATTCAAAGAATACACAAATTGTTGATCAACTTCAAGAttcatataaaattttagagAAAGAAGTTGAGTCATATCAAAGTGAGTTATCAATGTTGGAGAAATCTAGACAAATTCAAGACTCAacattaaagaaaaaagatcAAGAAATTGATAAGCTTAGAAAGGAGGCTAGATTCGTCGATGGTATGAGAGACGctaataaagatttaatggtacaaaatcaaaatttaaaaaatcaattatcaaaattaactTTGAATGAAGAATTGTTACGTGAAAGTATCGATCAAGAAAAAGATAGATTACGTGAAGCAATGGAATCGAATGTATTGAAAGAATTGGaacttaaaaaattaaaacttttattaaaaacacaacaaaatattaataataaattatcaatgatGGTAACATTCAGTGATGACACCCTACAAGAAGGCGGCGGCGGAGGTAGTGGCACAAATTCACCAAGTGGTGCTGGtggttcaattaatttcacAAGTAAAAGAATAAAACCAACAATTGATAGAGCAAAACAAGTCCTAAGTAGACAAAAATCAGATAAATTCGAAATCGATAAATATTCAACCATTCatgcaaataataatttctcaatgtttttaaaacaacaacaattacaattacaagaaaaacaagaaaaacaatatcaacaaccaTATTATTACACAAGTGGTACAAATTCACCACAATCTTTACAATCtgaatttgaagaattaaataaacaacaacaggGTACTACTACTCCACCATTATCACAacaaaattcaataaattatgataataacaataatgataatgataataatgataatgatgatggttcATCAGAATTAGATTCTTTAAAGAAACAATTAAGTGGATTCGATTATCAATTACCATCTGAGGGTTCTTTTGATTCTCCATCACATAATCAATCATTTGATTCACCAACATTATTATCGTCACCACCAATTTcacaattaatttcaaaagtttCAGATGGACCACAACCAATTCAAATGATGTCACCAATGACTCCACCATTACCAAATCAAATTAGTAGtggtaatttatcaatttcattaaatgcAACACCATCAAAGGAACAAtctattaaatcattattttcaccaaATTATATTAGAacttcatcaccatcaattaaatctacaacaacaacaacagctcCATCATCAGCACCAATTTATTCATCAACTCCTTCAACAAGTACTGCTGCTGctttattatcaccatttagtttaaataatcctattacaacaacaactacaactactaccactacatCCAATACCGTTAATTctccattaaataataataataataataataataacacatcatcatcatcatcgacAAATATAGCAGGAAATAGCAATAGTAATagcaatagtaatagtaatttagGTTATAATACAATTAGCagtaatagttttaataatataggTGGTAATGGTTTAACATCAAGTCAATTAATACAGGATCAATTTAATGTGGGTAGTATTAGAAGATTAAAGAAATCAGATATTATTAGATTACATACATCAGAAATGGAGGAACAAAATGAATCAGCACAAATGTTAATTACAGAGGCAGAGAAAGCATtggaagaatttaaaaagaatagtTCATTGGAATTACAGCGtttacaaaaattattacaagaGGAAAGACAACATTCTAAAACATTGGAAAAACAACTCTCTAGCCAATTGGATAAGAATAAAGAGATGGTCACTGGTAAAGAATCTACCAATACTAGTAGTTGGGGTGGTATGcaaaatttcttttcttttgtaacaaattatttaccttcaactttattttgtaatttatcaagtacaagttaa